The nucleotide window CTGCGCCCTTACTAAATCCAACTTGAGACGACTTTCTTTCGCAGATTGTTCCTCATATAACAGGCGGGCTTTTTGCCTTCGTTTCCGGTAAAGAAGCATAATAATAAAAGGAACGGACAGCAATCCCAGGGCGCTCAATACGACCATCACCCAATCTTGCAAGCTACGGGTGTGGAGCACCGTGTAGTTAAGCGTGACGCTTTGGTCGCGAAAAACATGTGCGAATCTGGTTGAAGATCCAGGTTGCAGAAATCCGGGTATAACGGCCACCCGGTACTTTCCTGGTCTGCTAAGATGCTCCAGGGGGATAGGTATCGTATAGAATGATGATCCTATGTTCACCGGTAGTTCTTTCAATAGTGAATGGGGACGGGAATTGCTGGTGTTGATCTGTTCCCACTGCCGGTTTAGTGAAATAGAATCGTCGGTTCCCTGGTAGTTGCGAATAATAAATGCGTGATACAGCGTCGGCTCATTGTCAGTAGCGAGGATTAGTTGCCCGGAACGGATATCCTGCTGTTCATTCAGGTCAACAGTTTTTAATGTTTTCGATACAAGTGGTTTAATATCGGTGTATGCCGAGCTGTCCGGCTGATGCATAATTTTTTTTGAGGGCTTGTAAAAGTGGTAGAAAGCAGCAACGGAGGGGCGGGTTATCAATTTCGTACTCACGATTTGGGTTAGCAGGCTTTCGGGATCATTAATATGATAAGCCTGCAGGTACAATACCTTGTTGTTACAGTCAACCGGTGGCAGGAATATATTGGTTTGATAGGAACCGTCCCGTTCGTTTTGCCTCACCGTCCTTCCCTTTACCCGTTGCCAGTTAGCGGTTGCGGCGCTATCCTTTTCGAAAACGCGAAAACGTATGTCTTCGATCTTCACGTTGTGATTGACCGACAGCGATATATTAATACGGCTTGTATTGAGAAAGTAAACAATATTTACCTGCCTGGAAAGTCTGTTGACAGGGTAGTAGTAAGTAGTGCTGTCGTCGGCAGTTGATACAGATAGTCTAAATATCCAGCCCCCGTCCGGCTTCTGTGCAGTTACGCTGCCATATAGCAGCGGCTCCTTATTTTTCATCACGGTTGGGTAATGCACCATTGTCTGTGCCTGGGTTACCAGACTATACCAGATCATTGAAAGCAGGAGTGATAGATGTCGTTTTTTTTTCATAAAATATTTTGGACGAAACTATCATCCGGGAGATCTGTACACAACCAATAACTTGTAGTTGCTTTGTTTGAGTCAGTATTTGGGTCCATTGGGTTGATAGCTGATGCGTCTGGCGTGATTTTTATGTTTTGTGGTACTCATCGTTGCTGGCTTGAAATTTAAGATACTATCTATATAAATATCAACCATTTAATCATAAAATTCCTGTAAATATTTGTAAAGATTTTGTTGTAACGGGATTCAGCTTTAATTTTCCTGTTTTCGAACCGAATTAATAACAGATGAAATATAAAATTTTGATGTTCAGATACTGCCTGCTTCTTGCAACTGCATTATGGGTGAACAGCCTGTCTGCACAAAATGTGGTGAATCAACTGGAAAGTTATGCAACTAAATTCAGTCCGGAGCGGGCCTATCTGCACTACGATAAATCCTCTTATTCACCGGGTGAAACGATATGGTTTAAAGCTTATGTATTGAATGAAATCAGTCCGGCTACTGATAGTAAGA belongs to Niabella yanshanensis and includes:
- a CDS encoding sensor histidine kinase codes for the protein MKKKRHLSLLLSMIWYSLVTQAQTMVHYPTVMKNKEPLLYGSVTAQKPDGGWIFRLSVSTADDSTTYYYPVNRLSRQVNIVYFLNTSRINISLSVNHNVKIEDIRFRVFEKDSAATANWQRVKGRTVRQNERDGSYQTNIFLPPVDCNNKVLYLQAYHINDPESLLTQIVSTKLITRPSVAAFYHFYKPSKKIMHQPDSSAYTDIKPLVSKTLKTVDLNEQQDIRSGQLILATDNEPTLYHAFIIRNYQGTDDSISLNRQWEQINTSNSRPHSLLKELPVNIGSSFYTIPIPLEHLSRPGKYRVAVIPGFLQPGSSTRFAHVFRDQSVTLNYTVLHTRSLQDWVMVVLSALGLLSVPFIIMLLYRKRRQKARLLYEEQSAKESRLKLDLVRAQLNPHFVYNALSGIQNLLQKNNTAAADKYLAKFSRLSRKILNDSERELISLADEKQLLDDYLQMEQMRFGFHYIIETCGDMDAINTEIPAMLIQPFAENAVKHGVSSVPDGNIAIQFEKSGSDILISIRDNGKGYTPGTSTGKGSMLSENRISLLNDIYKTTPIHLSVSTDKKGTLVQITLNDWLA